The nucleotide sequence CCCGCCCCGAGCCGCGGCTCGATCGGCGGACGCATCGCCAGCCGGTACGACAGCCGGCCGGTGCGGAAGACGAAGACCGGCAGCAGCGGAACCTCCGCGGCGCGCGCCAGCGCGGCGGGGCCGGCGGGAAGCGGGAAGGGACGGCCGAAGAGGGTCGTCTCGACGTTGCGGCCGCCGCTGCGCGGGCGGTCGCCCTGCACCGCCACGATGTCGCCGCGGCGCAGCGCGTCGAGCAGCTTCATCCCCTGCAGCGGATCGTCCCCTTCGAAGATCGTCGTGTAGTTCGCGCCGCCGGCGCGCCGCAGCATCTTGGCGACGAAGAGCTGCGCCCGCGGATCGACCTCCCGCTCGCGCACGACGTAGACGTGCCGTCCGCGCTCCGCCGGAAGCATCGAGCCGACCTCGAAGTTGCCGAGATGCGCGGTGACGAGGATGAAGCCGCGTCCGCCCCCCGCGACCGCGCGCCAGTTCTCGAGCCCCTCGGCCTCGATCCGGACCTGCCGCGACGTCGCGTGCCGCTCGT is from bacterium and encodes:
- a CDS encoding lysophospholipid acyltransferase family protein, translated to RWGVSILPDWGVRLCIALFTAFFFVFLRKIRRAIAANLDVVLGPCGFLERQRRIHRTMREFAWCLSERYERHATSRQVRIEAEGLENWRAVAGGGRGFILVTAHLGNFEVGSMLPAERGRHVYVVREREVDPRAQLFVAKMLRRAGGANYTTIFEGDDPLQGMKLLDALRRGDIVAVQGDRPRSGGRNVETTLFGRPFPLPAGPAALARAAEVPLLPVFVFRTGRLSYRLAMRPPIEPRLGAGSREAQREIVQAMAREVEWAIREAPHQWFCFRAAFEQKTRRLGGGARRG